CACACTCAGTTTTCTCCTAGGGTAGAGCTTAGTGATGTAAATCGTGAGTGTGGCAGGAATGGCACTACGCTAATTTGGGACAACTGCCCCAGAAATGTCCTGAGATTCATATTTGTTCCTTCTGTCAAAGCACTGACCCAACATACAGTTCAGAGTTTCTCTCAGACAAACCAGGACTAACCTGCAAGACTTTCAAATGAAGCCCTTTCAATTGCTTTGTTTTGGCtgaagaaacacaaaataaacaaaataaacttaCTAACTTACATAGGACATTTTCCAGACAAAATATTCTAACACATTTATCTAGCCTGTCATGCAGGGTTTTCCTCAGCGTCACAAGAAAGCACACATTCTGAagggaggagctgctgtgccAAATCAAGATTTGGCACTGAACTGATCTTTAGCGCTTTAGCAGTGGCAACATTTTAAAGTTCTGCTTAGATGTGTGTTTGCAATATGTTACACAATACAACTCCAGCATTGTCAGCTTAGGAACAGCACTCTAGTCTCATTCTATTTTGCATGTAGAAAGTATAATCACATACTGCACAGTAACTGATTTTTTAAATGATGGTGGAAAGCACTGTATTTCCAGATTAATGACACCTATCTTACTCAGATGTATCCCCTTAGCCTGCACAACTGTCATGGTTTTTGCTGCTACTTGTGAATATTTTTAAAGCTAACTAACAAGCTGCAGGAGAGTTTTTTCTGAactaaagatggaaaaaaatggaagatgGAGAAATATGGCACAGAGGTTagtggaaaagaaacagagacagTAGCTTGGCGAGCAGATACTGTCTGGCATTTCTAAGATGAGGTATTCTGTAACCTATGCATTATAACAAAAGAACAGTGAAAaagtgaagctttttttttcatgtttctgtccCTTTTAGGTAATGTTTTATTATTCTATCTTTTtttctgaggaagaaggaacagcATGCTAGCTCTCAAAGTTTGTCATAAAGATGTTGCTGCTTAACAGCATTTCACACCAAGGAAAAAGACAAAGTGACTGAGCTTAATTTCTAACACAGAACTTGTGTAAAATCCTGTGAAGTCAGCACCTTTCCAACTGTTCATACCAGACCAGATTACTTCAAAGTTCTGATGGGCGTCAGAAATAAAAAGCTTCTGTCAGCCATAGGTCTAACCAGTCCTACCTCTGTGCACAGGCATGGACTAGAGGGCTTCTAAAGCATAACTAAAGAAAAAAGGGATAGAGAAGCCAATCCCACAGCTAGAGTGCCCTTCTACAGGCAGGCAGGATTCTGCTGTGTCCCACAGCACTATTTTTTTATCAAGTGCTCTGTGACAGTCTGCCAAgatgctttatttccttccagAAGTATGCTCTCAATAAAAACATTAGCATTCTTCATAGCAGTAACCATGTCTCGCTTCCAAAGCAAAGATTTGTGCAAGAGATTTACTTAAATCTCACAAGGACTGAAATGTCACTGCTCTGCACAGAATAGAGGCTGCATATATACATCACATTCATTGGAGCTATCATACAGACACACACTCAAGTCAGGTCAAAGGATGATATTGCAGCCAAAAGTTAAAGAGAAGGATGTCAGAAATTGTAAATGCTCTTTAGATAAAGAACCATTCAGTTACACAATAACGATAATAACAGAAAAGAGCAGCTAACAAGTAGTGCAGTAGTTACACTAGCAGATACATGTAAATGATACAATTTTCATCTGAATTACATCCATTTCCTTGTAATATGAAGTTTCAGGAATTAACTAATACAACTGGTGCGTTTAGCTTTAAGGACTGTTTTCCCCCCCGAGATTTACATTATACTTCTGTGAGAACATGCAAGGTAATTAGAGGCAAACTATCAAAAACGTGTGATGTTCAGATGAAACAATTATGATGCTTTTCAACTGAAAGCATGCTAACCCTGAGTTCTAAGGATATATCCTGTAAACATCTAGGATTCCCTTTCAACAGCTTAGCTCTGAATATGTAAAACTAGATTTAAAACCACAAATATAAATGACAACATCAGAAAGAAAATTGCAGTAAAATTAATTTACATACATTTAGGGAGTAAGGAAGTCAAAGTAGCTACTAACAAAACTCAAAAACCTCATAGACGGACTGAACATTCCCTGTATaggtactatttaaaaaaaaaggcaagaaaaaagacTGACATTTACTATGCTTTTGGATATCTATCTACTACTTTTGTAAACAGCCAGTAAAGAATAATTCACTTTTCATTTACATATaacttatatatacatatatatatacatggcaTCAAATTTTAGGAGACTTTCCTAAATGTAAACAATTCATATCATGTAGTCCTTTCATAGCAAAGGCACATGTATACAAGAAATAACTGAGTTCAAgaatagaggaaaaagaaaaaaaaacacacacaacaaataCAAAGTCAGTTCTAAAAGCTCCCCTCACTGCAGCTTCCAGGGACAATAATGAGCTAGAGCATAAAATCAGAGTTTCCAGCTGATTTTCATTCATCCCCAATCTCTAATTACAGTATTTAGCAGCAACTATTTTCTCTGAATGAATACTCTCCTAGACAGAGAGCAAACCCTGCAGCAGCTGTGATAACAAATAATGAATGATTTGAGAGCATATTTAATATATGAAGTTGCACCATGCTCTCTGAATGCTTTACTTACTAATACTATAATAACCTCAAATTCTGCTTACAATGTTTCTGGATTCTTCTCTATTTTTATGTTGTGCTTGTGTATTTGACATCTTTCTATCTAGTCCTACTGCTTTTTTCAGCTAGCTTtccacaaagaaggaaaaaaggaagaactaAGATTTGAAAACAAATATCAAAAACTAGTTTTTCTACAACTGAGCTATTTTATAACATTCATAGTACCTTCCTATgacttcccccacccccttttAAGAAATCAAAGATTACACATGAAGCCACATAGCTATTGTTGAATTCCTCTGCTATTGTAGGATGTGAAAGGACTAAGTAACACCAGCAACATTTTTAGAGCCATTCATTTTCTTTATTGGTAAAATATAAACTAGGGGAAAAGAGAATACAACTACAACCCAAACCTTGCTGTGCTTTGTATTCTAACCACAGAACAATGTAGGGTTTTTTAATATCCTCCATTATGCACTTTTACTGTTAGGACTGACTGCCTTTGAATAATACTGTAGCATTAAAGCCAAGTTCATCACTCAACTCCAACACGCTTATTTCTTAGAGAAAAATACATCAATTTCACTACTATTTTGTACTTGACTCTCCTCAGAACAACTCTCTGCTTTTTGTAATTTCATTATCCCTTTGTCTTTCTACCTTATTGCACCAGACTACTTCTGCTTCCCTTCAGTCTACTTCTAGCTGTCAAATTTTCCGTGTTTTATTTCTCTCACATGTAGCTTGCATCTATATGCTATTAATACCTCCAGAATcacaaaatactttgaaaaagaGTTTGTTTCTTCTTAAAGAAGGCTATGCACCTTAAGAGGAAATTTTCCTCTCTAATCTTCTGTTGTGATTTTCACACATGATGCTCCTCAGAAGATTCCACTGGATAATCTGCTGGCACAGATGGCTACCCCACAGGAagataaatagtaataaaaaagtcAACAAGAATATCTGGCATCATGATTTTATTCAAACTTGTCATAATGGCCAAGGTAAGTGATTAAAAACTCAAAGTGCTTTCAACTAGGCTTTTATCTAcaaggttttttttagttttgaattttcagaggttttgtgggtttttatttaTTAAGAGGTTAAGTATTAGGACCTTCACATATTGCCTTTCACTCCTTTCACCATCTTATCCagtaagagaaagaaaggaacatAAATTCTCTGCCTGAGAAGAATAAGAGGAAAAACATACTTTCTACTTGTGGATTATCATTTGTGTTTGTAGAAGAGCCTGTAGAGCAGATGTGTCACAACAGCCCAGGATTTCTTCCTGGATTACCTAGATTTTAACAGGAAAACTCCAGAAATATTCAAATTTTGGAAATACATCTGTACTACAATTACTGCTGCAATTATTCTCCCACATGAAAGACATCTCAACCTTCATGGAATGAAGGGTCTCTTTCTGAAGATGTTTTAGGCCCATGAGTTCAGAGACTTTGGTTCTCCTCAAGTTCATGAAACCTAAAGCCCACTCTCTCATGATAAGAAACCTGCTGAAGTTCTTTGTGCCACTGGTCCACCTCAGTGGAAATGGACAAGTCAGTCCACAGGTTTATCCCTAACAGTAACTTCATATATTATCAAAAGAATGTTAGAGGAAGTGGTGTATTACAACTTCATTAGCCCAAGTCCGGTTAACAAAGCCCACctaaaaaaagtaattaatttgTAGAGAAAGTGATGCTTATTATTCCCCACATGAGCAAATAAAGTCTCGATGCTAATTCATGTTTAAACATGCACACCCACTGAAGTGCATTTTTAAGATAAAAAATACTTTGTATATAATGAAGGTCCATCAAGCTGCTGAACAGAATTTGTATTTCAGACACGTGCATTAAATCTCACTTTAGTTTCAAAACTAAGTTATATATGACTGCACTAAAGAGGCAGTACCAGCAAAGATGCACAAAAGCAAAGCAGTAAAGCAGAAATATATAAGCCAGATCTCCAatatcttttcttccttttcttcactcTGCCCTCCTCCTAATTTCCTCTGCAAGACAAACACCTGCCACTTAGTTAActcctttaaagagaaaaataaagataatgcCTACACATTTTGCTTAGATTTTAGCCTTGTAAGCAGGAGATGATGTGACCACAGGATTATTTCTAATGTTTTTACAAACCTATTCCATAGCCTTCATACAGCTGTCTTTCACGTTCTATGGTCTGCTTGATGACCGCTTCCCGTGAACCGTGCTGTCTTCCTTGTCTGCCTTTAATACTGTTTTGTAATTCAATCTGCTCCAATTCAGCATTGAATCGACACATataactgaaagaaataaaatgtgtttatgcTAGATGCAATCATGCAAAACTGTTGCAAAACAGAATTACTTTGATAACCTAAGAAGTTACTTTTACTAGTTGCATTTATGTTCTAAATTAGTCAGAGATGTTTCTTAGATTTGAACTATTACTTTAATCTTCCAAGTGGGAGCTCCATTTAGCACTTCATTTGAATCATCTGCAGCTTCCAGAAGgactatttttttcatttgacttttttttttttttaaactatgcttgcataaaacaaacaaaacagaaaaacccaaataCATTATTATAATTCACCTGCTCTGGAAGACCAGTGCTAAATCTAAGTATTCCTAACTTAATTGCTGAATTTCACCACctcaataataatttttaaactaaAGTTCTTCTTTAACATATGTTCTACATCACTGGCAAATTTCCAACCCAAATCCAAAAAGTAACTATCACTTTTATTGCCTTTGCAATATCACTAGCATTGATTAGCAGTTTCCAGGTTTCATGAACAGTGTAGGGAGCACATCAGAGTTTCTAAAAGGAAACTGATATAGTACGTGTCTAAGAATATGTATATATTGCATTATTTAGCTAGAAGGTGAAAAATGGTGACAAACCACTAGTACATACATCCAGCAGCACAAAAATAATTATCGAGTTCCTTCTTAGCATACTCAATTATTTTGTGATTTCCTGCCCTAAAAAATGACCCACTTGAATACTGTTTAATCTcagcaaagaaaattaaagaataaAGATGTAGAGTGAAACCTGTGTATTTAAATGTCACAGAATAATCCAACTAGCAAATTCATGCAATTACTACTGTCCAAATCATTTAGTTCTCCACACGCTACAAAAGCAGACACATACTtaataacaaaaccaacaaacaacacaacTTCAGGAATTCTAGCGTGAATATACACGTCTTCCAATATATAATGAACCTCAGTTGTAACAAAATCAACTATTTAATATTATTAGtagtaatattttaaaagtccTGCTCTGAGTCATCATCACTTTATCAAACTTACTTAAGagcattattttaaaagacaaatcaAGCTTTTTAATCCTATTTTAACATCAGTCTTACTTTTCAATTAGTTCACCAGCTTCCTTCTTTGTGTATTCAATTTTATCAGGGTCAAGGTGACTTTGAAACCATTCCAATTTTTCTCCTACAAGAATAAACATTAATGATTACATCATCACTGTAGCATCAACACAGATTAAAGTTCTCCAAAATTTTTGAAATAAGCCCCCATTTTTCAAGATTTTGAATGGCATCACAGACTCAATGATACTGTGTGTACCAGGTATGAAGGTAGCTATAATAGAAACATTCTCACATTATTTCAGATGTACTTTATATCTTccttacagaaaaaaagatgttACACTTTGTTTTACTGGAAATTAGTGTTTAAAATATCACTGGATCAATTGCTTAGGATGGAAACTTAGGAAGgcctcaaatggaaaaaaaaaacaaacaaacaaaccaaccaaaaaaacccacacgacAACCCAATGGCTGAGCAAGCGTCTTGATCATCACAATCTTAAACAGATTAAACTGAAAAGGTGTAGTGTCAATCATATGAAAAATATTCCAGGTTGCGTCTTGTTACTCACTAGCACAATGTGTCTGTTAACCTACATGTATCATCCTCTTTTAccaatgattaaaaaaaagcatGGAGATGAGTACAAGAATACATGTACAGATGTACAAGAGATGTTTGGTCTATATTGCCCTGTCGTCATGTACACTGACTAAAGACTGGGCTGTACTTAGCCCCAAGTTCAGCCCTGTATATACTACGCGAGTGAACATGCCACGGATTTCAGCATTTCAACAAAGTCTATTTTAAGGTTATAGAGTCAGATTATAGAGAAAGTATCTATGAAGTTGCTAAAACTTAAAGCCTATGCTAAAAAGTTGATACTGTATTCAGTAACAGAAGATTCTGCTCACCAATGATACTCAAACGCAAAGCTCTGTCAGTCTTCAACCTAGCAGAGAAAAAACAGACATGTTAGCCAGGAATGAGTACCATACAAATAAtgatcttcattttctttctcccagGAATCATTGTTTTAGAGTCACAATGAAAGTCACAGTAAAATTTCAAATAGAAATCTCTGTCAAATTGAGAACAATGTAAAACTTATTCTGCTTCATCTAAAATCTATattttttggcaaaaaaaaaattgcaaaaaaaatTTTTTGCTACTATCTGAAATTTGTTAAATTAAACAGTTTATTGGAAGAgattgaatggaaaaaaaaaaacaggataaaAACAGGACACAATGCTTTTCTTAGAGCACAGTAAAAGGAATTTTATTAAAGACCTGCATTGTAATAATTTCATTAAGAATTTCTAATATTCTGCTGGTATGTTTAATGAGTTTGGGGATCAAGGACAAAAGATTTCACCACACTGCAGCCTTGCAAATCAAGCATACAATGTGAAAAATACCATTCTAGTATCTAATAAActtgaaataattaaaatttgtGCTTAGAGAACAGTAAAACTTATTATgttaagaaacaaaaattaacaattttataaaaaagatgaaaaaaaatccatatcaaAGTATTTTTCACTTCACCTCAATCTCTAGAGGGATACTGGAAGCCTTCTATACCCTATGGGATGCATGTACACAATTCAGTTTGGGATTATTTCCCATCCTATGGAGCAGTTCTCAGAGAACATAAGTTAATATAAGGTAATACACTGCCTCACACATTTTCATCCTGAAGCTCTCAGATTCAGTCTGCAGCAATGAATGTTGCTGAATGtcactttattttcagaaaagaaaataacacattttcGGGATAAGCATGAGATTTGTCACTGGAAAAAATATCTTGTTCATGCTCAGACTATACATATCCAAGGAACTCTGATAAAACTGACTTTAACTATTATCTCCTAAGAAAACTGATAAAGGATAAAGAAAATCATAAACGATATTATTGACAAAGAACAAATCATGTCAAAATTCAACACAGTTTAAAACTAATGCGCTCTTTCATTAAATCCCTTGTACTTTATAGAATTCAATGAGCATTTTAGAATTACCTGAAGTAGCTCAGAGCACAGAAGTGTATTGCCTGTCACAAAAATTCAGATCAAAAGAGAAAGCCCTGCTTTCCAGAGACAAACATACTTGGGTCACTTGGCCACAAACCTACATTATTAAAATAAAGATTAGCTTTTTCAAGTAGTATTTCATTCTCTGAAGACTGTCTGAAAGCCACATAAAAGCAAGTGCACAGCATGTGTGAGCTGCTAAGAATTCTACTGAGGCATTCAAGAAAAGCCTTTTTACTTCTATAGATACCCCAGCATCTGGGATAAgcatttttaatgcaaaagtCTATAAGATCAAGTATGAGTTTTATGATACCTGCCAAAAAAATCCCAAGCTGGTTGATTAATTAAAAGATTTTAGTGTTTTAACAATGACTCTTGTTTCTCTGGGTTAAAGGACAAACCTGGGTGATAATatgtaaaaaataaaggaaaaatgagtTAGATTAGAAGTCAGCTTTAAGACTCAATTGTAGATGTCTGCAATAAAAATTGTGGTAGGCAGCCTATTGAGGGCTTACAGCAGGGAGTTTTGAAGGGTAATAGCGACCACGAAAAGGATACATATTCCACACAGTGGAACTCGACACTGTTGAACTCTACACCAGCAGTCCCTGTTGTGAAGCTTGCACAGCAACAAAGCCAGCCGGGCACATCTGCAATGTGTTGCCATGGCGAAAACCACGACGTCATCTAGAAAAGCTGCCTGATTAGAATCATAAATTACGTCACGTATCTCTGCTTGAAAACACTACAAACTACCACTGGTACCTCCAAGGGTCACTGGATCATGTATTTATCTAGGCAATAAAGTATAAAAACACGACTTTCTACTGGAAGAAAACCTTCAGTTTCTAGGTATACACAACTTATTTCAGTATGAGAAATGAATGATAGGATCAGATGTTGCCTTATTGTAGGTTTCATAAAAGCCTCACCCCAATGACTGCTGGAAAACAATAGTATTAACAGGCAGGCTAATCAAATAAGGGGAATCAAAGAAAGGCCCTCTCATCTCCTTCCACACAATAAGTAACTTCTTTTGCTCAATGGAAAGAGAGGATGAGGACAGGGATACCATCTTGTGGCAGGCTGTTGCTTTGTAAtgaccttctcctccttctccccaaaATCATCTGCTTAAGCTCTGATCACTTCTAAGGTAGATTAGTGGTTTTCTTGATGTTTACTAGGTACCTAAAAGGTTAAAGCCTTCATACTCCACCAGCACCTCTTTATCTCACATATTGTGTTCAACTGTTCTACTCTAAATACTAACAACAAATAAATAGTTGCCAAATTGGTTTACCAGTTCAGTATTTTTCCCTATAATATCCACACACAAAAATGTCATCTATGGCTCTGAGAACTAAGATAGGCACatccattaggaaaaaaaaaaacatggctgACAAGACATATTTCCTTGTTTCTTGTTTCATGTTGCTAAATACCTCTATATTTCTCCCATGTCCATTTTTGTTAGCTTATGCACCAATTAATGGCTTGGTTAAGCATTTTAGGACACTTACATATGAAAATCCTTCTATAAGAATtaaaaatgttggggttttttgcagtTGATTTCTTTAGTTCTGTAAGCAGAACAAAGCATTTTAAGAGCTAACATTTTTTCAGTTCCACATAAAGAACCTGCAAGAGTAGATCTCAAAGCATCACTACTGCAAACAGCACAACTAGAAGCACAGTGGCTGCAGGGAAATTAAGAGGTTAGACAACAAAAAAGCTAAGGAGAAACAAACAGAGAACTCCACAAGGAGATATTTTAAGGCTACTGCTTACACCTAAGGGGTTGCTTCATGCCAGATCAAGAAACACTGTAAAAACTCTAACTCTCATATCTGACATCATGACAGTATCAGGCTAGTATATCTGTAATGAAAATGCAGAGACTCCTAAAAGTATATTTTGACtcaggagggaaaaagaaaaaataaaaaaaaatccatgcctaGATCAGCTTTAGCTACCAAAACCAGGGAGAGATTTCAGCAGTAGCAAAAAAACCTCATGACTGATGCCAGTACATCACTACTAAGAGAAGTTCCAGGAATACCCCATTATGCTCTGGTTTCTTTAAGAGtacaaaaagtaattttctaCTGGCGCCAGTGAATCAGCTATTGCTGTCTCATAAAAGCATCTTTTTAATTATAACAGAGCAAACAAGTTACCTATAAGAATAAGTATTCATGGGTAGACTAAGAGAGAATAAATCCGTAGTAATATACTGGAATTTGTTACCGCTCATTAGACCTCGAGAAACAGTGAGAAGAGGGATGCAGGCAAGAAAAAGGTGCGATTCAACTAAACATGACAACTTAAGACTGTAGTCAATTTTCTAAAACCAACTGGTCTGTCTTCTCTTAATTATGGTCAAGATTGGTCTTTTGTAGTGCAGCCAGTTTCTGAACAATATGCTTATTATTACTGTTACATTTCATGGAGAATTGCATTGCACTGAAGGGTATCTGGACAATGGAGATTGTAAAAAGACTCCTGCAATTTAAAGCAgaatttctccttccttttgccCAGTGCTGCACTAATAATTGAAATTCCTTCTGGGtaatgttttcccttttttactTATCTTGTTTGGGCAAAATACTCAAATATGCATTTCATAACTAAATgtaatttcctttcctgtttaACATACACAGGAATTTTCATAGGAgttatttcttttcctccaccataaagaaaagtaaaaagttAAATACTGTCTATAGTCCTCAGTCCTGTCTCCAGCCAAGCACCAAAGGagaccaaaaccaccaccaccaccaccaacaacaacaaacaaacaaaatagaaaacaagaaaataaaaaaccccatacaAAACCCAGGCAAAAGTTTACTCCTACTTCCAGAAAAGACATTCTCACCTTCCAGTAACATGCCATTCAAGGACTTCCTACACGCAAGGTAATACCTTTACAGAGTAGTAATCAACAGACAAAATGTACACGTGTTCAAAAGGTCAAATTTAGCCAACCACAATAAAAACATATTCTGGCAAATAAATCCacaagtaaattaaaataataaagatgAACCATATGAACTTTCTAGATTAACTGAGTGACTCTGATCCTTATTTTAGAATGAAGATCAAAGAATCAGCTTTTCCATGCTGCAGAAGTGCATTCGCTCGTGTGAAGCCTCCAGTTTTGGGCCCTCTAAGAAGACTTATTTCTATATAAGAAACATGGCCAAAGAAGCACCAGGTTTGTAGATGGgattaagaaagaaaacattgcAGAGATTATGAGGAAGCTTCTCCTGTTCACCACTGCTGTTAAGTCCACTGCTTTAAAGGTGgtttcagtagtccaaggcaccCCAACAGTGGTCCGACTAACCTTTCTAGCTAGAGTAACCTTACAACCTTACAGCTCTAGATAAGGTTATATGTTCATGCCCAACCACAAAGTTGCACAGTCTCTGAGGAATATATCAACCATACCCAGAGTTCCTAATTTTACATCTTCACACATGAACATTTGGGCTCAGTTCACACTGTCTATCCAAATACCAGTATACTCTGACAGAAAATGCTTTAGGGCCAGTCTTCTCCAGTTATCTTTTCCCTCTGTGAAATGAGAAAGTAAAGCTTAAAACCAGAAAACTAAATTTGCCATGGAACAGCAAGAAATCACCAAAGAAGAGTTAACTCTTCAGTTTTATTCAGAAGCCTTTCTTATACAGGAAGGTTTCTGGTTCTCCTTTATATGAAGTCAGCACTTCAGCAAAAGAAGCTACACCCTAGACAGGATTCTTATTAAAGCCCAGAGCAAAGCCAAACTAGGTAACTACGCTTCATGTGAAATCACCAGCATCACACCTTTCAGATTATGTAAAGGAAAATGCTGCAATAAGAAGAAATCTGTCTTGTAAAGACAATACCAAAAATCAAACAGCACAACTATATACTTTGTATAAGCTGATTTCATTAAACCTGTCAGTTCACATGGCTCAGCACTACTTATATAGGTCTTTCTTTACCTTAAGGTTATATCAGCATAACTGCCCCCTTCCACCACCACCATCCTGTCCCCAAACACAAAATGTCTACTGTGATGCGGTCCGTTGGTCTATACATAGATTTTGCACAGTCaacttacttttctttcttttcctgtttgtgtGCTTCTCTTGCAAGCTGtgcagcttttctgctgtacggATGGATAACTTTCTTCTCTTGCTTCCCTCCTTGTGTTTTTCGTAACTTTGGCTGAAAAGAAATCAAAGATGGTTTACACTACTGAAGTTAATTAAAACATTAAAGTTAAGAGCATACACCATTGTCCAGACCAAAAACATTGTGCATCAATAGCTCAGAAAGCCCTGAGCTTATAGCAGCAGCTTATCAGTTCTACCAG
This genomic stretch from Patagioenas fasciata isolate bPatFas1 chromosome 4, bPatFas1.hap1, whole genome shotgun sequence harbors:
- the TMA16 gene encoding translation machinery-associated protein 16 isoform X2, which codes for MEMVIRPKLRKTQGGKQEKKVIHPYSRKAAQLAREAHKQEKKEKLKTDRALRLSIIGEKLEWFQSHLDPDKIEYTKKEAGELIENYMCRFNAELEQIELQNSIKGRQGRQHGSREAVIKQTIERERQLYEGYGIEIPDIMNRKHLKYFREWDGDLRKLPNIKMKKLSAMDAACSHPEVADMEAKEESNKAEELDKAEKLNKSEEVA
- the TMA16 gene encoding translation machinery-associated protein 16 isoform X1; translated protein: MRGVSVNPEVPGTAPSRNRNARPAARPGPFGCCTAAEGGLVAMPKLRKTQGGKQEKKVIHPYSRKAAQLAREAHKQEKKEKLKTDRALRLSIIGEKLEWFQSHLDPDKIEYTKKEAGELIENYMCRFNAELEQIELQNSIKGRQGRQHGSREAVIKQTIERERQLYEGYGIEIPDIMNRKHLKYFREWDGDLRKLPNIKMKKLSAMDAACSHPEVADMEAKEESNKAEELDKAEKLNKSEEVA